The following nucleotide sequence is from Psychroflexus torquis ATCC 700755.
TACAGAGATGAAATTTGGGATAAATTTAGTGAAGCTACCAAACTAATCCATGAAAAACGTCAAACTCATTTTGAAGAGTTAGACCAAAAACGCGAGGAACACCTGTTGGTTAAAAAAGAAATTATCCAACAGATAGAAAAGCTGACTGAAAAAGAGATCATCCAACATAAGAATGCTCAGGACCGAATCAAAAATGTAGGTCAACTAAGAGATTTATTTTTTAAAGCTGGAAGCGTTCCAAAATCTAAGCAGGATGAAACTTGGGATGCTTTTAGAAAAGTGACCAGAGAATTCAATAAAAAGAAGAATGATTTCTATAAAGATCTTAAGAAAGACCAATACGATAATCTTGAAAAGAAGAAAAAACTTATAGAGATTGCAGAAAATCATAAGAATAGTGAGGACTTTAAAGTGACTACTCCACTTATGAAAAAAATTCAAAACGATTGGAAAGACATAGGTCATGTGCCTAGAAAAGACTCAGATAAGATTTGGAAACAGTTTAAAGCTGCTTGCAACGATTACTTCGACAAATTCCACACGCATAAAAACGATGAGAACAATGGAGAAATACAGGCTTTTAATGAAAAAAGAGACCTTATCACAAAACTTAAAGACGAAGTCTTAAGCGATGATGACGAGGTAAACATTAAGCTTGTAAAATCTTATATTTCTAAATGGAATGACATCGGAATGGTGCCCAATCAAAAACGCTATGTAGAGAATAAATTCAACAGGGCTTTAGATCAAATTTTCAAAAAAATAGATGTAAGTAAGACGGATGCTGAATTGATGAAGTATCAGAATAAACTCCAAAACCTTGAAAATACTGATGACTCCAACAGTATCTACAAAGAACAAACTTTTTTAAGGAAAAAGATTGATGAAACAAAATCTGAGCTCCAGCAACTAGAAAATAATCTTCAGTTTTTTTCCAATGCAGATCGAGAAAACCCTTTAGTAAAAGATGTTTATAACACTATGGACAAGCTGAAAGAAGATCTGGAGATGTGGAAGACTAAATTGCAAAAAATAAAAGCTTTGTAAGGCAAAATCCTTCGGATAAGCTAAAATTTATCTTGTCCGCTTTGTGAGAAACAAGCTGATTATTTTTAAAAAATGGGTCGAAAAGGCAGGTTCTATTACTAGTGTTCAACCTGTTAATCTGTCTTTTTGATTCCTAAGAAATATATAGATCACCCATCAAGACGTGCTAGCTATGAAGAGCATAATTATGGCATAAATCACCTAAGTATTTAGAATTTACAAGCTCAATTAAAGGGTTACTCAGGATCAATTTTCTATCACCAGTGTAAAGGTTTGAATTCTGGATACAAAACTGGGCTCATAGCGCTAGTTATTCTAGAAGATTTTTGGCTTTAAAACTGTAGCACTCTACGATTTTTTTTATCCTGATGAACGATACCTTTCCAAATCCTAGAATTATATAATTTGTTGCGAGGCAATGAAGCATTTCTATTATCAGAAAAAAAATTCAAAATTGACTGATTTACTTAAGCCAAATTATATTTATAATGTCGAATAAATAAATTGAATTATACTAGGACGTAGCTCAGCAAAGTTATTTTGATTAATCGAAATTAAAAATAATTAACATAGCCATCGTTACAATAATTATTTTTGATAAAAGCAGGCGAAAGAGAAATAAATTATTTCGACATCATAGGTTTAAATTGATATTAAACCTTCCGGAGATTATTTTACCAAAAAAGTCTTTTAAAAAGTAAATCTATTTCAGAAGAGTTTAGTTATTGATGGTTTTAGCTATAACTAAACTCATGTCTTTTTTTTACACTGTAGAAGCTTTAAAGAATATATCAAAACACTTTGAATTTAATCCTGTGTAAAGTATGTAACCCAAGTTTATCACCTTCAGCTAAAAAGTTAGATTTTAGTCAAGTTTAAAAGAAGGGAATAAATCATTCAATACAAAATTATAATGAATGTTTAGTTGCATGGCTTTATTATAATGCAATTTTGAATTTTTGTAATCTCCCAATTCAAAATAAACACCTGCATATCTGTATTCTAATTCCGCAAAATCTGTAAAGAAAACCTCGGCCTGTTTTAAAGTTTGTAAGGCATCTTTAAAATGCTTTAGTTCTATAAGAATATCCAAACGAGTAATCCACGTTTCTAGCTCATAATTACCGAGTTCAAGGCTTTTTTTAAAACCAAGAGCAGAGTCTTTAATATTATCTAATTCTAGATTTATAATAGCAAAGTGCTTCCAATACAGAACGTTTTCTTCATCGATATTAATAGCTTTATTGATGTAGTACAAAGCCTTCTTGTAATCTTTAATTTTGACGTGATAGTCGGAAAGCGCTAACCACACCTTATCCAACAAAGGATCTTCATGTAGCGCTTTTTTATAATGCTTTAAAGCTTTTTCAGGTTCATTCAACTTGAGAAAACACTTTCCAATTCTCAAATAGGCGAAAGCAGTGGGATCATCAATTTGAAGGGTGAGGACATAGCATTCTATAGCATCCTTATATCGCTTAAGACGCTCTAGCACCTTCCCTTTCTCTAAGTACGCCCCTATAAAATATTCATCTGAGATAATTGCATATTCAAAAGCCTCTAGGGCATTATCGAACAGGTTATTTTCGAAATATATCTTTCCGAGTTGATGCCAAGCGACTTCGCAGTAAGGTTGACGATCCAGAAAAGATTTTAAAAACTGAATTGCTTCTTCGTTTTGATTTAAAAAATCAAAACAATAAATAATATTATATAAGGCGGTAGAGTCGCTTTCATCGTTCTCTAGACATTTGATATAACTTTGCTTAGCATTTTCAAAATCTTCTAAAAACATATACTCCATTCCCATAATGCTATGGATTTCTAGGAGATCATCAGCAAAGTTTAAAGATTCTTTTAAAATTTTGATAGCATCTAGATGAAGATCTTGCTTAGAGTAGATGTTTGCAATAAGAATGTATATTTCTTCATTATTGGGCTCCAAAGACTTAAGGCTTTCCAACAAATCCATAGCTTTTTCGAACTTATCTTCAAAAGAAAACAATTCTGCCTTCATCAAAAGTAAATTAACCGACTTTGGGTGTTGATCTAAAGCAAGTTTTAAGGCCTTTTTAGCTAAAGCCAAACGACCGCTATCTATATAATGACCTATTATATTTTCAAACTCCGTCGCGTCAAAAAACAATATCTCATTGGTTTTCAACATCATTTCAAATTTCTCTATAGGAAAATCGAAGTCATCGTGATGAGAGGATCCTAATTGCATACAAAATGATTTAAGTTTTGGTTAAGGTAAAGGTCTTTTTTCAATTTAAAAGCAAATTTAATAAAATGTTATCCACAAGTTATTCTCCTTTTTTTAATTTAGTATATTCATTTAATAGATCAATAATAATGCCACAGCCCTTAATAATTTCTTCCTCTGATATGGTTAATGGCGGAGAAATTCTTACGGCTTTTGTTTCATACAGCAACCAAAATAAAATAAGGCCTCGGGTCTTAGCTTCTAGCACTAAATAATTAGCAATTTCATCACTTTTAAATAGCGGAGCTAGCATTAGTCCTATACCCCTTACTTCTTCTATAAGGTCATGCTGAAGCAACTCTCTAAATAGTTTTTCTTTACGATCTACATCCTGTATGATGGATGTAGAAAGAAGCACCTCTAACGTAGCTTTACAAGCTGAAGCAATCACAGGATTACCTCCAAAAGTAGTAATATGGGCTAGTTTCGGGCTGTCACTTAATAGGCTCATTAGAGCTTTAGAAGCTGTAAAAGCGCCTACTGGTAATCCAGAAGCCATAGCTTTTCCTAAAACGAGTATATCCGGGACCACATCAAAATGCTGAAAGCCAAAAAGCTTTCCTGTTCTCCCAAATCCAGGTTGGATTTCATCCAAAATCAACAAGGC
It contains:
- a CDS encoding tetratricopeptide repeat protein, whose amino-acid sequence is MQLGSSHHDDFDFPIEKFEMMLKTNEILFFDATEFENIIGHYIDSGRLALAKKALKLALDQHPKSVNLLLMKAELFSFEDKFEKAMDLLESLKSLEPNNEEIYILIANIYSKQDLHLDAIKILKESLNFADDLLEIHSIMGMEYMFLEDFENAKQSYIKCLENDESDSTALYNIIYCFDFLNQNEEAIQFLKSFLDRQPYCEVAWHQLGKIYFENNLFDNALEAFEYAIISDEYFIGAYLEKGKVLERLKRYKDAIECYVLTLQIDDPTAFAYLRIGKCFLKLNEPEKALKHYKKALHEDPLLDKVWLALSDYHVKIKDYKKALYYINKAINIDEENVLYWKHFAIINLELDNIKDSALGFKKSLELGNYELETWITRLDILIELKHFKDALQTLKQAEVFFTDFAELEYRYAGVYFELGDYKNSKLHYNKAMQLNIHYNFVLNDLFPSFKLD